The following proteins are encoded in a genomic region of Kosakonia oryzae:
- the gutM gene encoding transcriptional regulator GutM gives MVSALITVAAIAWLSQLALGGWQIRQFNQAFDALCQRGRVGVGRSGGRFKPRVVLAVAFDKQDCVCDTLLMRGITVFARPAKINHLIGVKREELEPDVIFPHDPACQNALSLALKMKH, from the coding sequence ATGGTTTCAGCCCTGATCACCGTCGCCGCCATCGCCTGGCTCAGCCAGCTAGCGCTTGGCGGCTGGCAAATCCGCCAGTTCAACCAGGCGTTCGACGCGCTATGCCAGCGCGGACGCGTCGGCGTTGGCCGCTCCGGCGGGCGTTTTAAACCCCGCGTCGTTCTGGCTGTCGCTTTTGATAAGCAGGACTGTGTTTGCGATACCCTGCTGATGCGCGGCATTACGGTTTTCGCCCGCCCGGCAAAAATCAACCATTTAATCGGTGTGAAAAGAGAGGAATTAGAGCCTGATGTGATCTTTCCCCATGATCCGGCCTGTCAGAATGCTCTATCATTAGCGCTTAAAATGAAACATTGA
- the srlD gene encoding sorbitol-6-phosphate dehydrogenase has translation MKQVAVVIGGGQTLGAFLCRGLAAEGYRVAVVDIQSDKAANVAREINSEFGEGMAYGFGADATSEHSVLALARGVDEIFGRADLLVYSAGIAKAAFISDFALGDFDRSLQVNLVGYFLCAREFAKLMIRDGIQGRIIQINSKSGKVGSKHNSGYSAAKFGGVGLTQSLALDLAEYGITVHSLMLGNLLKSPMFQSLIPQYASKLGIAADEVEQYYIDKVPLKRGCDYQDVLNVLMFYASPKASYCTGQSINVTGGQVMF, from the coding sequence ATGAAACAGGTTGCCGTTGTCATTGGCGGAGGACAAACCCTCGGGGCGTTCCTGTGCCGTGGGCTTGCCGCAGAAGGATACCGCGTGGCGGTAGTGGATATTCAGAGTGATAAAGCGGCGAATGTCGCCCGGGAGATTAACAGCGAGTTTGGCGAAGGGATGGCCTACGGCTTTGGCGCGGATGCCACCAGCGAGCATAGTGTGCTGGCGCTGGCGCGCGGCGTGGACGAAATTTTTGGCCGTGCGGATCTGCTGGTCTACAGCGCCGGCATCGCCAAGGCCGCGTTTATCAGCGATTTTGCGCTGGGGGATTTTGACCGCTCGCTACAGGTCAACCTGGTCGGCTATTTCCTCTGCGCGCGTGAGTTCGCCAAGTTGATGATTCGTGACGGTATTCAGGGGCGCATTATCCAGATCAACTCAAAGTCCGGCAAAGTGGGCAGCAAACACAATTCCGGTTACAGCGCAGCAAAATTCGGCGGCGTCGGCCTGACCCAGTCGCTGGCGCTGGACCTGGCGGAATATGGCATTACGGTGCATTCGCTGATGCTGGGCAACCTGTTGAAATCACCGATGTTCCAGTCACTTATCCCGCAATATGCCAGCAAACTGGGCATTGCGGCTGACGAGGTCGAGCAGTACTACATCGACAAAGTGCCGCTAAAACGCGGCTGCGACTATCAGGACGTGCTGAATGTGCTGATGTTTTACGCCAGCCCAAAAGCCTCTTACTGCACCGGGCAGTCGATTAACGTGACCGGCGGCCAGGTGATGTTCTGA
- the srlB gene encoding PTS glucitol/sorbitol transporter subunit IIA: MSVIYQTTITRIGDSAADALSDNMLITFREGAPADVAEFCFIHNHGALSGALLPGAQFELGEQHYPVTAVGDVAEQNLRELGHITLRFDGQTQAEYPGTVHVAGPVPDTIAPGCILKFVA, translated from the coding sequence ATGAGCGTTATTTATCAAACCACCATTACCCGCATCGGCGACAGCGCAGCGGATGCGCTCAGTGACAACATGCTGATTACCTTCAGGGAAGGCGCGCCCGCCGATGTCGCCGAGTTCTGTTTTATCCATAACCACGGTGCGCTTAGCGGCGCACTGCTACCCGGCGCGCAATTCGAGCTTGGCGAGCAGCATTACCCGGTTACCGCCGTTGGCGATGTCGCCGAACAGAATTTGCGCGAGCTGGGCCATATCACCCTGCGTTTTGATGGGCAAACGCAGGCGGAATACCCCGGAACGGTACATGTCGCAGGCCCGGTGCCAGACACTATCGCCCCCGGCTGCATTTTGAAATTTGTCGCTTAA